Genomic segment of Thermodesulfobacteriota bacterium:
CATCATCAGCCACGACCTGCCGTCGGTCTTCCGCATGGCCCACACCGTGGCCATGCTCCACGACGGTCGCATCATCGCCGCTGGCACCCCGTTGGAGATCCAGGCCAGTCCCGAGCCGGTGGTCCAGGATTTCCTGGCCGGCCGGGCGCCCGAGGAGGTGGCCATGACAGACCCGAGCGAGGCATGACCATGCAGGACAACGCAGCGACCCTGGCGGTCAAGGTGGGGGCCTTTGTGCTGGTGGCCCTGGCGGCCCTGGTGTATCTCAGCATCACCTTCACCGGCGTCACCAGCGGCCGGCGGGTCGGCTACGCCCTGCAGGCCACCTTCGACGATGTCTCCGGCCTGGTGGAGGATGCCTCGGTGCGGATGGCGGGCATCGAGGTGGGCCGGGTGCAGCGGATTACCCTGGAAGAGGGGCGAGCCCGGGTGGGGCTCTTCATCTACGACGAATTCCGCGTGCCGGCGGATGTCCAGGCCGTGATCCGGACCCGGGGCATGCTGGGGGACCGCTACCTGCAGCTCCTGCCCGGCCTGCAGGCAGAGCCCTTCCTGGCCGCAGGCAGCGAGATCGGCCGCACCTCGTCGCCGGTCACCTTCGATGAGCTGGTCCAGGAGGCGGCGCCGGTTCTGAAAGACATCCGCTCCATCGCCTCGGTGGTCAACGATACGGCCCAGAGCGTGCTGGGCGACGAGGAGAGCCGGCAGGCGGTCCGGAGCACCCTGGCCAACCTCCGGGACCTCACCGCCAGCATCAACCGCATCAGTGCCGGCGTCGAGGCCGGTCAGGGAACCCTGGGCCTCCTGGTCACCGACGACTCCTTGTTCCGCCAGGCCAAGGGCTTCCTGGACCGCTTCACCACCCTGGCCACCCGCCTCGATTCCACGGAGGGCACCCTGGGCCGGCTGCTCACGGACGATGCCCTGTACGTCGATCTGCGGGACATGGCCCGGGAGGCACGCCAGGTGGCCGGCGGTCTCAACACCGTGGTGGCGCGTCTCAACCAGGGGGAGGGCTTTCTGGGCAAGATGATCCGGGACGAGGGCCTCTACGGGCGGCTGGCCAATGCGGTCAGCGACCTGGAGGCGACCCTGGCCGCGGTGCGCAGCGGCCAGGGCACCCTGGGCAAGCTGGTCACCGATCCTTCCCTCTACGACGAGACCAAGGCAGCGGTCCAGAACGTCAACCGGGCCTCCACGGGTCTTCAGGAGCAGCT
This window contains:
- a CDS encoding MlaD family protein, encoding MQDNAATLAVKVGAFVLVALAALVYLSITFTGVTSGRRVGYALQATFDDVSGLVEDASVRMAGIEVGRVQRITLEEGRARVGLFIYDEFRVPADVQAVIRTRGMLGDRYLQLLPGLQAEPFLAAGSEIGRTSSPVTFDELVQEAAPVLKDIRSIASVVNDTAQSVLGDEESRQAVRSTLANLRDLTASINRISAGVEAGQGTLGLLVTDDSLFRQAKGFLDRFTTLATRLDSTEGTLGRLLTDDALYVDLRDMAREARQVAGGLNTVVARLNQGEGFLGKMIRDEGLYGRLANAVSDLEATLAAVRSGQGTLGKLVTDPSLYDETKAAVQNVNRASTGLQEQLPVSVLGTVVGVAIQ